One window from the genome of Deinococcus sp. NW-56 encodes:
- a CDS encoding M23 family metallopeptidase has translation MRRVLRFLLILAVLAGAAYLLWPYLENARRYSALLAAPTPAEGSLPNPLPGQRFVDTWGAARSEGRRHEGVDIFAPRNTPILATTPGVVVNVGENRLGGRTVMVLGPGGQRHYYAHLERYREDLKEGDWVEAGDVVGYVGDSGNARGTPPHLHYGIYEMGGAINPYPLLRGE, from the coding sequence GTGCGCCGTGTCCTCCGCTTCCTGCTGATCCTCGCCGTGCTTGCCGGAGCCGCCTACCTGCTGTGGCCCTACTTGGAGAATGCCCGGCGCTACTCGGCTCTGCTCGCCGCCCCCACGCCTGCCGAGGGCAGCCTGCCCAACCCCCTGCCCGGCCAGCGCTTTGTGGACACCTGGGGCGCGGCCCGCTCCGAGGGGCGGCGGCACGAGGGGGTGGACATCTTCGCGCCGCGCAATACGCCGATTCTCGCCACGACGCCGGGCGTGGTCGTCAACGTGGGCGAGAACCGTCTGGGAGGACGCACGGTGATGGTCCTGGGGCCGGGCGGGCAGCGGCACTACTACGCCCACCTGGAGCGCTACCGCGAGGACCTGAAGGAAGGCGACTGGGTCGAGGCCGGAGACGTGGTGGGCTACGTTGGGGACAGCGGCAACGCGCGGGGCACGCCGCCGCACCTGCATTACGGCATCTATGAGATGGGCGGGGCGATCAATCCGTATCCACTGCTGCGGGGGGAGTAG
- a CDS encoding histidine phosphatase family protein — MTSFRLTLLRHGRSRADDENVHEGRYDSPLTEVGRAQARALAAHWQAHPPGFDRAYASTLVRAHETAQIVTRPLALPFTPTPLLMEHDNGPIAGLPHAEARARYPIPDFRHDLSPLTRDGGESQAAIRARALLALELIWQGGGEHALVVSHGGFLNAMLRELTGAHRAWFRFGDTAFATVELSRTSHTALVTGVNLTPHL; from the coding sequence ATGACCTCTTTCCGCCTCACCCTGCTGCGCCACGGCCGCAGCCGCGCCGACGACGAGAACGTGCACGAGGGCCGCTATGACTCGCCGCTCACCGAGGTAGGTCGCGCCCAGGCAAGGGCACTCGCGGCCCACTGGCAGGCCCACCCGCCGGGCTTCGACCGGGCCTACGCCTCAACGCTGGTCCGGGCGCACGAGACGGCGCAGATCGTGACTCGGCCGCTGGCCCTCCCCTTCACGCCGACGCCGCTGCTGATGGAACACGACAATGGCCCCATCGCCGGGCTGCCCCACGCGGAGGCGCGGGCGAGGTACCCCATTCCCGACTTCCGCCACGACCTCTCGCCCCTGACCCGCGACGGCGGCGAGTCGCAGGCGGCCATCCGTGCCCGCGCCCTGCTCGCGCTGGAGCTGATCTGGCAGGGCGGGGGAGAGCATGCCCTGGTGGTGTCGCACGGCGGTTTTCTGAACGCCATGCTGCGCGAGCTGACCGGAGCGCACCGGGCCTGGTTCCGCTTCGGGGACACGGCCTTCGCCACCGTGGAACTGTCGCGGACGAGCCATACGGCGCTGGTGACGGGCGTGAACCTCACGCCGCACCTGTGA
- a CDS encoding arsenate reductase ArsC gives MTRVLILCTHNSARSQMAEALTREAARRAGAALEVHSAGTEATRVKDEARTVMAERGLSLDGHRSKTLHDLPDPQLFDYVITVCDSAAQACPVYPGPTIRLHYPFVDPSGGSLERWRAVRDQIEVQFTAFVEALAGGRPVPPSYTQSPAVA, from the coding sequence GTGACCCGCGTCCTGATTCTCTGCACCCACAACTCGGCCCGCTCGCAGATGGCGGAGGCCCTGACGCGCGAGGCGGCCCGCCGCGCGGGGGCCGCGCTGGAGGTCCACTCCGCCGGAACCGAGGCCACCCGCGTCAAGGACGAGGCGAGGACCGTGATGGCCGAGCGGGGCCTGAGTCTGGACGGGCACCGCAGCAAGACGCTGCACGACCTGCCGGACCCACAGCTCTTCGACTACGTGATCACCGTCTGCGACTCGGCGGCGCAGGCCTGCCCGGTCTACCCCGGCCCCACCATCCGGCTGCACTATCCCTTTGTCGACCCGTCGGGCGGCTCACTGGAGCGCTGGCGGGCGGTGCGGGACCAGATCGAGGTGCAGTTCACCGCCTTCGTGGAGGCGCTGGCCGGGGGGCGGCCCGTGCCACCGAGCTACACGCAGAGTCCGGCCGTCGCCTGA